The following coding sequences lie in one Klebsiella huaxiensis genomic window:
- a CDS encoding glucosamine-6-phosphate deaminase, with translation MKLIVTEDYEEMSLVASHHVLGYITAPRRMNLAVTAGSTPKKMYEHLTAAIKGKPFYSQVHYYNFDEIPFRGQDREGITISNLRNLFFTPAQIQEQNIHKLSHENFMHHDRQLQEDGGLDLIVMGLGADGHFCGNLPNTTRFHDATVEVPIAGEMVGLVAHGEMGGDFSVVPDSYVTMGPKSVMAAKNLLLIASGAAKAQALKQVIEGEVSEQVPASVLKLHPSLVIIADKAAVAELSKP, from the coding sequence ATGAAATTAATCGTGACGGAAGATTATGAAGAGATGAGCCTGGTCGCCAGCCATCATGTCCTGGGCTACATCACCGCACCGCGGAGGATGAATTTGGCGGTGACGGCAGGCAGCACGCCGAAGAAAATGTATGAGCATTTGACTGCTGCCATCAAAGGGAAACCCTTTTATTCTCAGGTTCATTATTACAATTTTGATGAGATTCCTTTCCGCGGCCAGGATCGTGAGGGCATCACCATCAGTAATCTGCGTAATCTGTTTTTCACTCCCGCGCAGATTCAGGAACAGAATATCCACAAGCTCAGCCATGAAAACTTTATGCACCATGACCGTCAGTTACAGGAAGATGGTGGCCTTGACCTGATCGTTATGGGGCTGGGTGCTGACGGCCATTTTTGCGGTAACCTGCCAAATACCACGCGTTTCCACGATGCGACGGTTGAAGTTCCGATTGCCGGGGAGATGGTAGGCCTTGTTGCACATGGCGAAATGGGCGGGGATTTCTCAGTGGTACCGGATAGCTACGTTACCATGGGGCCGAAAAGCGTGATGGCGGCGAAAAATCTGCTGCTTATCGCCAGCGGTGCGGCAAAAGCTCAGGCGCTGAAACAGGTTATTGAAGGAGAGGTGAGCGAGCAGGTTCCAGCTTCCGTACTGAAACTGCATCCTTCACTGGTGATTATTGCTGATAAGGCGGCTGTTGCAGAGTTGAGCAAGCCGTAG
- the yieH gene encoding 6-phosphogluconate phosphatase, whose translation MTQPESVFFDCDGTLVDSEVICSRAYVHMFREFGITLDLEEIFKRFKGVKLYEIIDTINAEYGVDLQKATLEPVYRDEVARLFDTELEVIPGAQALLDSVKVPMCVVSNGPVSKMQHSLGKTGMLHHFPERLYSGYDIQRWKPDPALMLHAAKAMNVNVENCILVDDSSAGAQSGIAAGMEVFYFCADPHNKPIVHPKVTTFTHLDELPDLWKARGWDITR comes from the coding sequence ATGACCCAACCAGAATCAGTATTTTTCGACTGTGACGGCACGCTGGTCGACAGCGAGGTGATCTGCTCCCGCGCCTACGTCCATATGTTCAGGGAATTTGGCATTACGCTGGATTTAGAAGAAATTTTTAAGCGCTTCAAGGGCGTAAAACTTTACGAGATTATCGACACCATTAACGCGGAGTACGGCGTTGACCTGCAAAAAGCGACTCTTGAGCCGGTTTACCGCGATGAAGTTGCGCGTCTCTTTGATACTGAACTGGAAGTCATCCCTGGCGCACAGGCGCTGCTGGATTCGGTCAAGGTGCCGATGTGCGTGGTCTCCAACGGCCCGGTGAGCAAAATGCAGCACTCTCTCGGCAAAACCGGAATGCTGCACCATTTTCCTGAGCGTCTCTACAGCGGGTACGACATCCAGCGCTGGAAGCCCGATCCGGCCCTGATGCTCCATGCCGCAAAAGCGATGAACGTGAACGTCGAGAACTGCATTCTGGTCGATGATTCCAGCGCAGGCGCGCAGTCAGGGATCGCTGCCGGAATGGAGGTATTCTACTTCTGCGCCGATCCGCATAACAAACCGATCGTGCATCCGAAAGTGACGACGTTTACCCACCTGGACGAATTACCGGACCTGTGGAAAGCGCGCGGCTGGGATATTACTCGATAA
- a CDS encoding esterase, which yields MKRHAIYFALALAGAAFFVHAAPFPATPNGSIPVSQYITQVNADKSITFRLFAPDAKRVSVVTGATPDTFVSHDMTKDEQGIWTWKGEALAPNLYEYYFDVDGFRSVDTGSRYQKPQRQVNTSLILVPGSILDDRAVAHGELRTLTYHSKALNSERRAYVWTPPGYTGTGEPLPVLYFYHGFGDSGLSAIDQGRIPQIMDNLLAEGKIKPMLVVVPDTETDVPEAIAENFPPQERRKTFYPLNAKAADKELMNDIIPLIDERFNVRKDADGRALAGLSQGGYQALVSGMNHLESFGWLATFSGVTTTTVPDAGVEAQLNQPQAINKQLRNFTVVVGEKDVVTGKDIAGLKTELEKQKIKFDYHEYPGLNHEMDVWRPAYAEFVQKLFK from the coding sequence ATGAAACGACATGCTATTTATTTCGCTCTGGCGCTGGCGGGTGCAGCGTTTTTCGTCCATGCCGCGCCGTTTCCGGCAACGCCAAACGGGTCGATCCCAGTCAGCCAGTATATTACGCAGGTTAACGCTGATAAGAGCATAACCTTCCGCCTGTTTGCGCCGGACGCAAAACGCGTTTCTGTGGTGACGGGCGCAACGCCAGATACCTTTGTTTCTCACGATATGACTAAAGACGAGCAGGGGATCTGGACGTGGAAAGGCGAAGCTCTGGCCCCTAACCTCTACGAATACTATTTTGATGTTGATGGATTCCGATCTGTTGATACCGGCAGCCGCTATCAGAAGCCGCAGCGCCAGGTGAATACCAGCCTGATTCTGGTGCCGGGCAGCATTCTTGACGATCGGGCGGTCGCTCACGGTGAGTTACGGACGTTGACCTATCACTCAAAGGCGCTGAATTCTGAGCGTCGTGCCTACGTCTGGACGCCGCCGGGTTATACCGGTACGGGTGAGCCGCTGCCGGTACTCTATTTCTATCACGGCTTTGGCGACAGTGGTTTATCGGCTATCGATCAGGGACGCATCCCGCAGATCATGGATAATCTGCTGGCGGAAGGCAAAATCAAGCCGATGTTAGTGGTGGTACCGGATACTGAGACCGATGTTCCTGAAGCGATCGCGGAGAACTTCCCGCCGCAGGAGAGGCGCAAAACCTTCTATCCGCTAAATGCCAAAGCGGCCGATAAAGAGTTAATGAACGACATCATTCCGCTGATTGATGAACGCTTCAATGTGCGTAAAGACGCGGATGGCCGGGCGCTCGCCGGGCTGTCGCAGGGCGGCTACCAGGCGCTGGTCTCTGGGATGAACCATCTTGAAAGTTTCGGCTGGCTGGCAACTTTCAGCGGCGTAACGACAACAACGGTGCCGGATGCAGGCGTGGAAGCGCAATTAAACCAGCCGCAGGCGATCAATAAGCAACTGCGTAACTTTACGGTGGTCGTCGGTGAGAAAGATGTTGTCACCGGGAAGGATATTGCGGGTCTGAAAACTGAGCTGGAAAAGCAGAAAATCAAGTTTGATTACCATGAATATCCCGGTCTAAACCATGAAATGGACGTCTGGCGTCCGGCCTACGCCGAGTTTGTGCAGAAGCTATTTAAGTAA